A DNA window from Chloroflexota bacterium contains the following coding sequences:
- a CDS encoding aldehyde ferredoxin oxidoreductase family protein, whose translation MAGGYLGKILYVDLTKAKIMEELVEEALYRNFLGGYGIGARILFSRQRAQVDPLGPDAMLGFVTGVLTGTPALFGSRYVAVGKSPLTGTWGDANSGGDFGPHLKFAGYDAIFFTGISPAPVYLLIDDGKAELRKADKLWGKDTWETESLLQAELGKEARISCIGPSGESLSLISCIINNKGRAAGRSGLGAVMGSKKLKAIVVRGNKPVPIAHESELKEARTKYLKELGGAVEAFRNFGTCAGMNVLVQIGDAPVKNWQGTALDFTTAADISDQSVINLQERKYGCWQCPVACGGHMKPGTGQYNYPAEVHKPEYETLAAFGSMCLNDNLESIIKINDICNRYGLDTISAGCTMAFAIECYENGLISNKDTDGIELKWGNHKAIVEMTEKLAKREGFGQVLADGVKRAAQQIGKGAEEFAIHIQGQEVPMHDPKRYLYYATAYLDTTPARHTQGSYGTKPASGLEFPAYDSKSTAGRGQANKMGSDLMHAISCAGLCMFGLGFMPASALTDFINLTTGWNYSIDDLLKIGDRIANIRQAFNIREGIGMADFKVPGRISGNPPPEAGPTAGKSADFPTLRNDYLAARDWDASGKPSKEKLLELGLEDAAKALWG comes from the coding sequence ATGGCCGGTGGCTACTTAGGTAAAATTCTCTACGTTGACCTGACAAAAGCCAAGATAATGGAGGAGCTTGTTGAAGAGGCTCTGTATCGGAATTTCCTCGGCGGTTACGGTATCGGCGCCAGGATATTATTCAGCCGTCAGAGAGCTCAAGTAGACCCCTTGGGGCCAGATGCCATGCTGGGATTCGTTACCGGCGTTCTCACCGGCACTCCCGCCCTCTTCGGCTCGAGATATGTGGCGGTGGGCAAATCACCGCTCACCGGAACCTGGGGTGATGCCAACTCCGGCGGTGATTTCGGACCACACCTGAAATTCGCCGGCTATGACGCCATTTTCTTCACCGGCATATCACCAGCACCCGTTTACCTCTTAATCGATGATGGTAAAGCCGAGCTGAGAAAAGCAGACAAATTGTGGGGCAAAGACACCTGGGAAACGGAGTCGCTGCTCCAGGCTGAGCTTGGCAAAGAGGCTCGAATCTCCTGCATCGGCCCTTCAGGAGAGAGTCTGTCCCTCATCTCCTGCATCATAAACAACAAGGGGAGGGCCGCCGGCCGCTCTGGGCTGGGGGCGGTGATGGGGTCGAAGAAGCTCAAAGCCATAGTGGTGCGAGGGAATAAGCCAGTTCCTATTGCCCATGAGTCAGAGCTAAAAGAGGCTAGGACGAAATACCTCAAGGAGCTAGGCGGCGCCGTTGAGGCATTCCGCAATTTCGGCACTTGCGCCGGTATGAATGTATTAGTGCAAATCGGTGATGCCCCGGTCAAGAATTGGCAAGGGACAGCGCTGGACTTTACCACTGCTGCCGACATAAGCGACCAGAGCGTGATTAACCTGCAGGAACGCAAATACGGCTGCTGGCAATGCCCCGTTGCCTGCGGCGGCCATATGAAGCCAGGCACAGGACAATACAACTATCCGGCGGAAGTGCACAAGCCGGAATACGAGACCCTGGCAGCCTTCGGCTCCATGTGCCTGAACGACAACCTCGAGTCCATAATAAAGATCAACGATATCTGTAATCGCTACGGGCTGGACACGATTTCCGCCGGCTGCACAATGGCCTTCGCTATAGAGTGCTACGAAAATGGGCTTATCAGCAACAAAGACACCGATGGCATCGAGCTTAAATGGGGTAACCACAAAGCCATCGTGGAGATGACCGAGAAGCTGGCAAAGAGAGAGGGTTTTGGTCAGGTGCTAGCCGATGGCGTCAAGCGGGCAGCGCAGCAGATAGGCAAAGGAGCCGAAGAGTTCGCCATCCACATCCAAGGCCAAGAAGTGCCCATGCACGACCCCAAACGCTACCTGTACTATGCCACTGCCTATCTTGATACCACGCCAGCCCGCCATACACAGGGAAGCTACGGCACCAAGCCAGCCAGCGGTCTGGAATTTCCCGCTTACGACAGCAAGTCCACTGCCGGCCGCGGCCAGGCAAACAAGATGGGCAGCGACCTGATGCATGCCATAAGCTGCGCCGGCCTGTGCATGTTCGGTTTGGGTTTCATGCCCGCCAGCGCCCTCACCGACTTCATAAACCTGACCACAGGCTGGAACTACAGTATAGATGACCTGCTGAAAATAGGAGACAGAATCGCCAACATACGGCAGGCGTTCAATATCCGTGAAGGTATAGGCATGGCTGACTTCAAAGTCCCGGGCAGAATTTCCGGCAATCCTCCACCCGAAGCTGGCCCCACGGCGGGAAAGAGCGCGGATTTCCCCACACTGCGCAACGATTATCTCGCCGCCAGGGACTGGGACGCCAGCGGCAAACCCAGCAAAGAGAAACTGCTCGAGCTCGGTCTGGAGGACGCGGCTAAGGCTCTATGGGGTTAA
- a CDS encoding cob(I)yrinic acid a,c-diamide adenosyltransferase has protein sequence MPAETSTRGLVEIFTGHGKGKTSAALGVLLRALGHGLHIHIVFFMKGDFPYGEQKILSELSNVTVERFGFQDFVDPANVKPEEKEEARKALGAARKAVLSLKNDVVILDEVNVAVAWKLISVDDVIKLIHDKPEKVELILTGRYADPKLIELADLVTDMVKVKHPYDKGILSRKGFEY, from the coding sequence TTGCCTGCTGAGACTTCAACCAGGGGCCTGGTCGAAATCTTCACCGGTCATGGCAAAGGCAAAACATCAGCAGCTCTGGGAGTGCTTCTACGTGCCCTGGGGCATGGTCTCCACATACATATTGTCTTCTTCATGAAGGGCGATTTCCCCTACGGAGAGCAGAAAATCCTATCCGAACTATCCAATGTTACCGTTGAAAGATTCGGCTTTCAAGATTTCGTTGACCCGGCAAATGTTAAACCGGAGGAGAAAGAAGAAGCTCGAAAGGCTCTGGGGGCTGCCCGAAAAGCTGTGCTCAGCCTGAAAAATGATGTAGTCATCCTCGATGAAGTGAACGTAGCTGTAGCCTGGAAGCTGATTAGTGTGGATGACGTCATAAAACTGATACATGACAAGCCGGAGAAGGTAGAGCTTATACTCACCGGCCGCTACGCTGACCCTAAGCTAATCGAGTTGGCTGATTTAGTCACCGATATGGTCAAAGTGAAGCACCCGTATGATAAAGGGATATTATCCCGCAAGGGGTTTGAATACTGA
- a CDS encoding methylmalonyl-CoA mutase, protein MGVSGQRKKEELEKKANQWHAQAQSSEERQDSFITNSGVPVERLYTPLNIADMDYLRDLGFPGEYPYTRSVHYTGYRGKLWTMRMFAGFGCAEETNARYKYLLEHGDTGLSVAFDFPTLNGYDSDDPEARGEFGKCGVGVSSLADMEILFDGIPVDEITTSMTINGPAAVIWAMYLANAQKRGIPLDKLGGTIQNDILKEYMAQNAFIFPPKPSMRLIVDTFEFGMKQVPRWNTISISGYHIREAGATAVQELAFTLADGLAYVQAGIDHGLEVDDFAPRLSFFFNCHIDFFEEIAKFRAARRIWAREMKERFNGSERSQWLRFHTQTAGCSLTAQQPENNIVRTAIQALAAVLGGTQSLHTNSMDEALALPSEKAVTIALRTQQIIAHESGVANTIDPLGGSYFLEYLTNKTEKAVYEYFAKIDSLGGVIPAIEAGFFHREIADSAYRYQQEIDSKKRMVIGVNEYAVNEPITIPILEMDKEGEKRQLERLSRLRRERDNEQVSVKLEALRQAAQGNGNLMPYILDAVSAYATLGEVCGVLRKVFGEYRLPALV, encoded by the coding sequence ATTGGAGTGTCAGGCCAGCGAAAGAAGGAAGAATTGGAGAAAAAGGCCAACCAGTGGCATGCCCAGGCTCAGAGTTCTGAGGAAAGACAGGATTCCTTTATCACCAACTCTGGGGTTCCTGTTGAACGGCTTTATACACCACTCAACATTGCAGACATGGACTATCTTCGGGACTTGGGTTTTCCCGGTGAGTATCCATATACCCGCAGTGTTCACTACACCGGCTATAGAGGCAAGCTGTGGACGATGCGCATGTTTGCCGGCTTCGGCTGTGCCGAAGAGACCAATGCCCGCTACAAGTATCTTTTAGAGCATGGTGACACTGGGCTGAGCGTTGCCTTCGATTTCCCGACTTTAAATGGCTACGATAGCGATGATCCTGAGGCCAGAGGGGAATTCGGTAAATGTGGTGTGGGCGTCTCATCCTTGGCTGACATGGAGATATTGTTCGATGGCATTCCTGTCGATGAGATAACCACATCTATGACCATAAACGGGCCGGCAGCGGTTATCTGGGCGATGTATCTGGCTAACGCTCAGAAGCGAGGCATCCCTCTGGATAAGTTAGGTGGCACCATACAGAACGATATACTCAAAGAATACATGGCGCAGAACGCTTTTATCTTCCCGCCCAAGCCTTCTATGCGCCTTATTGTTGACACTTTTGAATTCGGCATGAAACAGGTGCCACGCTGGAACACCATCAGCATCAGCGGCTACCATATACGCGAAGCTGGTGCCACCGCTGTTCAGGAGCTGGCGTTCACCCTGGCTGATGGTCTTGCCTATGTTCAGGCGGGCATTGACCATGGGCTGGAGGTGGATGATTTTGCCCCCAGGCTCAGCTTCTTTTTCAATTGTCATATTGATTTCTTTGAGGAAATCGCCAAGTTCCGTGCTGCGCGCCGCATCTGGGCACGGGAAATGAAAGAGCGGTTCAACGGTAGCGAGCGCTCTCAGTGGTTGCGTTTCCATACCCAGACAGCCGGCTGCTCGCTCACCGCACAGCAGCCGGAAAACAACATTGTTCGTACCGCCATTCAGGCACTGGCTGCTGTCCTCGGCGGGACACAATCCCTGCATACCAACTCTATGGACGAAGCACTTGCCCTGCCATCGGAGAAGGCGGTGACCATAGCTTTACGCACCCAGCAGATTATCGCCCACGAAAGCGGAGTGGCTAACACCATTGACCCTCTCGGTGGCAGCTACTTCCTCGAATACCTTACCAATAAGACGGAAAAGGCTGTGTACGAATATTTTGCCAAGATAGATTCGCTTGGCGGCGTTATACCGGCTATAGAGGCCGGCTTCTTCCACAGGGAGATCGCTGACTCGGCTTATCGCTATCAGCAGGAGATAGATAGCAAAAAGCGCATGGTTATCGGCGTTAATGAATATGCTGTGAATGAGCCGATAACCATTCCAATCCTGGAGATGGATAAAGAGGGGGAGAAGCGGCAGCTTGAGCGGCTCAGCCGACTGCGACGCGAGAGGGATAACGAGCAGGTTTCGGTAAAGCTTGAGGCATTACGCCAGGCTGCCCAGGGCAACGGAAATCTCATGCCTTATATTCTAGATGCCGTAAGCGCCTATGCAACTCTGGGTGAAGTCTGTGGCGTATTACGGAAGGTCTTCGGTGAATATCGGCTGCCGGCATTGGTATAA
- a CDS encoding four helix bundle protein, producing MQNGKSKFKNEFKGRVYKFALEVIGFVEQLSKGQVSTVIGDQLLRSATSIGANIIEAKSASSNKDYINFGKYPPITRISNRVYNPLNKLVRRMKGIMANWFTTYGALFFPVGATLLILPLTLEISSGPANILIAFGIAFILLSLCVLFSHYIGFGQRKDVMKPDFRN from the coding sequence ATGCAAAATGGCAAGTCAAAATTCAAAAATGAATTTAAGGGGCGAGTTTACAAGTTTGCGTTGGAGGTTATCGGATTTGTTGAGCAGTTGTCGAAGGGGCAAGTTTCAACTGTTATTGGTGACCAGCTATTGCGGAGCGCTACAAGTATCGGGGCCAATATTATTGAAGCCAAAAGTGCCTCATCAAACAAAGACTATATTAACTTTGGTAAGTATCCCCCCATAACACGTATAAGTAATAGGGTGTATAATCCTCTTAACAAATTAGTTAGGAGGATGAAAGGGATTATGGCTAACTGGTTTACAACATATGGGGCACTATTCTTCCCTGTGGGGGCAACGCTACTAATTCTCCCTCTTACTCTTGAAATTAGTAGTGGGCCAGCTAATATTCTCATTGCCTTTGGGATTGCCTTTATACTATTAAGTTTGTGTGTTTTGTTTTCTCATTATATCGGCTTCGGGCAGAGGAAAGACGTGATGAAGCCAGATTTCAGGAATTAA
- a CDS encoding four helix bundle protein, protein MIYVVSRDTYLNFFTHALKSANETKFWLGLLRDSGKAERETTDRLLKEVTELSNILATSILTLKGKK, encoded by the coding sequence ATGATATACGTGGTGTCAAGGGATACTTACCTTAACTTTTTTACGCATGCTTTGAAATCGGCCAATGAGACGAAATTTTGGTTAGGGCTTCTCAGAGATTCAGGCAAGGCTGAAAGAGAGACAACCGATAGACTTTTGAAAGAGGTGACTGAGCTTTCTAATATACTTGCTACCAGCATTCTAACCTTAAAGGGCAAGAAATGA
- a CDS encoding fructose 1,6-bisphosphatase gives MKVTLSVIKADIGGYVGHSSSHPEVLDKGEKCMAVAKKSGLLIDYHVTRCGDDLQLIMTHQHGEEDEKIHKLAWDTFVDCTKIAKKLKLHGAGQDMLADAFSGNVKGMGPGVAEMEIEEREAESIIIFMADKTASGAWNLPLYKIFADPFNTIGLVIAGNMHGGFSFEVHDVKEHKKIVFNAPEEIYDMLVFIGAPSRFCIKAVYHRESGDIAAVSSTQRLSMMAGRYVGKDDPVCIVRSQGHFPAVGEVLEPFASPNIVEGWMRGSHNGPLMPVAVRESNPTRFDGPPRVIAAGFQLANGKLVGPLDMFDDPAFNNARQAACDIADMLRRLGPFEPHRLPLEEMEYTTLPQVMKKLKGRLKNI, from the coding sequence ATGAAAGTAACTTTAAGCGTGATCAAGGCTGACATCGGCGGCTATGTCGGCCATTCCAGCTCGCATCCTGAGGTGCTGGATAAAGGGGAAAAGTGCATGGCAGTGGCTAAGAAGTCCGGGCTGCTAATCGACTATCATGTTACCAGGTGCGGTGACGACCTCCAGCTGATAATGACTCACCAGCATGGAGAGGAGGATGAGAAAATCCACAAACTGGCCTGGGATACCTTTGTCGACTGCACCAAAATAGCCAAGAAGCTGAAGCTGCATGGTGCCGGTCAGGACATGCTGGCTGATGCCTTCTCCGGCAACGTCAAAGGCATGGGGCCCGGCGTTGCCGAGATGGAAATCGAGGAACGAGAGGCTGAAAGCATCATCATCTTTATGGCGGACAAAACTGCCTCAGGTGCCTGGAACCTGCCCCTGTACAAAATTTTTGCCGACCCCTTCAATACCATTGGTCTGGTTATAGCCGGTAACATGCATGGTGGCTTCTCCTTTGAGGTTCATGACGTAAAAGAGCACAAGAAGATAGTCTTCAATGCCCCCGAAGAAATTTATGACATGCTCGTTTTTATAGGCGCACCCAGCCGCTTTTGCATTAAAGCGGTGTACCATCGGGAGAGCGGTGACATAGCCGCTGTCTCTTCCACTCAGCGCTTGTCTATGATGGCTGGCAGGTATGTGGGCAAAGATGACCCGGTATGCATTGTCCGCTCTCAAGGGCATTTCCCGGCTGTAGGCGAGGTCCTTGAACCCTTTGCTTCTCCCAATATAGTGGAGGGCTGGATGAGAGGCTCGCATAACGGCCCCTTGATGCCGGTAGCCGTCAGAGAGAGTAACCCCACTCGTTTTGATGGCCCGCCCAGGGTGATTGCTGCCGGTTTCCAGCTTGCCAATGGTAAACTGGTTGGCCCACTGGATATGTTCGATGACCCGGCTTTCAACAACGCCCGCCAAGCGGCCTGCGATATCGCTGATATGCTACGCCGTCTCGGACCTTTCGAACCCCATCGTTTGCCTCTGGAAGAGATGGAATACACCACCTTGCCCCAGGTGATGAAGAAGCTTAAAGGAAGACTCAAAAACATTTAG
- a CDS encoding XTP/dITP diphosphatase — protein MSKLLLATTNRGKAREYRHLLSGLPFELVTPDEIEIDIDVEENRPSYEENASIKAAAYAGASHLITLADDSGVEVDALGGEPGIRSARAAGEEASDKDRVEHLLSRLKNVPWEKRTARFKCVIAIATPEGRTELCHGECQGIIAFEPEGENGFGYDPVFYLPEFEKTMAELPLEIKNQISHRGRAARKAYRVLERLTEKVKP, from the coding sequence ATGTCTAAGTTACTCTTGGCTACCACCAACCGGGGAAAAGCCCGCGAATATCGCCATCTCCTGAGCGGACTCCCCTTCGAACTTGTGACCCCAGATGAGATAGAGATAGATATAGATGTGGAGGAAAACCGTCCTAGCTATGAAGAGAACGCCAGTATTAAAGCTGCCGCATATGCCGGGGCGAGCCATCTTATCACTTTAGCTGACGATTCGGGAGTTGAAGTTGATGCCTTAGGTGGCGAGCCAGGTATCCGCTCAGCTCGTGCTGCTGGTGAAGAGGCCAGCGATAAAGACAGGGTTGAGCACCTTTTATCCAGATTGAAGAATGTCCCTTGGGAAAAGCGGACTGCCCGTTTCAAATGTGTTATCGCCATAGCTACCCCGGAAGGAAGAACCGAGCTATGTCATGGGGAGTGCCAGGGCATAATTGCTTTCGAGCCTGAGGGCGAGAATGGGTTTGGCTACGACCCGGTTTTTTACCTCCCTGAATTTGAGAAAACCATGGCTGAGCTGCCCCTAGAGATAAAGAATCAAATAAGTCACCGTGGCAGAGCTGCTCGTAAGGCATACCGAGTGCTGGAGCGGCTTACGGAGAAAGTCAAACCATGA